A stretch of Paludisphaera borealis DNA encodes these proteins:
- a CDS encoding glycine hydroxymethyltransferase: protein MQPSLIRNYLASKSTTDVDSAFLAYLANLETVARVSPEVARAIVQELADQRSNIKLIASENYSSLAAQCAMGNLLTDKYAEGIPHRRFYAGCDNVDTIEDLANSRARELFGAEHAYAQAHSGADANLVAFWAILRAKVEVPMMVKLKGVEGPDALAPADWTSMPIEKWNEVRHALGNQRLLGMDLSSGGHLTHGYRLNASGKMFEAHGYTVDRETFLLDYDAIERQAVEVKPLILLAGFSAYPRNINYRRMREIADKVGAVLMVDMAHFAGLVAGKVLKGEENPLGYADVVTTTTHKTLRGPRGGLVLCKKEFAEHVDRGCPMVLGGPLPHVMAAKAVAFTEALRPEFSTYAHKIVENSRALAEAFVKVGLKVISGGTDNHLVLVDVASALGITGRQAEDAVRRCGITLNRNPIPFDPNGAWYTSGLRFGTPAVTTLGMGAAEMTEIAEVVHEVLTHITPGVSKSGGKDKTKYTLDPAVEKKAHDRVEKLLGLFPVYPELDLPFLHSQFVVG from the coding sequence ATGCAACCCTCTTTGATCCGGAACTATCTGGCGAGCAAGTCGACCACCGACGTCGACTCGGCCTTCCTCGCTTACCTGGCGAACCTTGAGACCGTGGCCCGGGTTTCACCCGAAGTCGCCAGGGCGATCGTCCAGGAACTTGCCGACCAACGCAGCAACATCAAGCTGATCGCCAGCGAGAACTACTCGTCGCTGGCCGCGCAGTGCGCGATGGGCAACCTGCTGACCGACAAATACGCCGAGGGCATCCCTCACCGCCGCTTCTACGCCGGCTGCGACAACGTCGACACGATCGAAGACCTGGCCAACTCCCGGGCTCGCGAGTTGTTCGGTGCCGAGCATGCCTACGCCCAGGCCCATAGCGGCGCCGACGCCAACCTCGTCGCTTTCTGGGCAATCCTTCGCGCCAAGGTCGAAGTTCCGATGATGGTCAAGCTCAAGGGCGTCGAAGGCCCCGACGCTCTGGCCCCGGCCGACTGGACCTCGATGCCGATCGAGAAGTGGAACGAGGTCCGCCACGCCCTGGGCAACCAGCGGCTGCTCGGCATGGATCTGTCGTCGGGCGGCCACCTGACGCACGGCTACCGGCTCAACGCGTCAGGCAAGATGTTCGAGGCGCACGGCTACACGGTCGACCGCGAGACCTTCCTGCTCGACTACGACGCCATCGAGCGCCAGGCCGTCGAGGTCAAGCCGCTGATCCTCCTGGCCGGCTTCAGCGCCTATCCCCGGAACATCAACTACCGCCGGATGCGCGAGATCGCCGACAAGGTGGGCGCGGTTTTGATGGTCGACATGGCCCACTTCGCCGGGCTGGTCGCCGGCAAGGTGCTCAAGGGCGAAGAGAATCCGCTCGGCTACGCCGACGTGGTGACCACGACGACTCACAAGACGTTGCGAGGCCCACGCGGGGGGCTGGTCCTCTGCAAGAAGGAGTTCGCCGAGCACGTCGACCGAGGCTGCCCGATGGTCCTGGGCGGCCCCCTGCCCCACGTGATGGCCGCCAAGGCGGTCGCCTTCACCGAGGCGCTTCGGCCGGAGTTTTCGACCTACGCCCACAAGATCGTCGAGAACTCCCGGGCGCTCGCCGAGGCGTTCGTGAAGGTCGGCCTCAAGGTGATCTCCGGCGGCACCGACAACCACCTGGTGCTGGTCGACGTGGCCTCAGCCCTCGGAATCACCGGCCGGCAGGCCGAGGACGCCGTCCGGCGGTGTGGGATCACGCTCAACCGCAACCCGATCCCCTTCGACCCCAACGGCGCGTGGTACACGAGCGGCCTGCGGTTCGGCACCCCGGCTGTGACGACTCTCGGCATGGGCGCCGCCGAGATGACCGAGATCGCCGAGGTCGTCCATGAGGTGTTGACCCACATCACTCCGGGCGTGTCGAAGTCGGGCGGCAAGGACAAGACCAAGTACACGCTCGATCCGGCCGTTGAAAAGAAGGCCCACGACCGCGTCGAGAAGCTCCTGGGCTTGTTTCCGGTCTATCCCGAGCTGGACCTGCCGTTCCTGCACTCGCAGTTCGTCGTGGGCTGA
- a CDS encoding rhodanese-like domain-containing protein has product MSSESQPIENPSELAARAIRDQLAAGAPVALLDVREPAERAFASIPVPEGVVDLFVPMREVSTRLDEIREALAHGPLVVYCHHGVRSMAVARWLAAQGLGPIVNLGGGIDAWSIEVDPGVPRYF; this is encoded by the coding sequence ATGTCGAGCGAAAGTCAACCCATCGAAAACCCCAGCGAGCTGGCCGCGCGAGCGATCCGCGACCAGCTCGCCGCCGGCGCGCCGGTGGCGTTGCTGGACGTCCGCGAGCCGGCCGAGCGGGCGTTCGCGTCCATCCCCGTCCCCGAGGGCGTCGTCGATCTGTTCGTGCCGATGCGCGAAGTCTCCACCCGGCTCGACGAGATCCGCGAGGCGCTCGCGCACGGCCCCCTGGTGGTCTACTGCCATCACGGCGTCCGCTCCATGGCCGTCGCCCGCTGGCTCGCCGCGCAGGGGCTTGGGCCGATCGTGAACCTCGGGGGAGGCATCGACGCCTGGTCGATCGAGGTCGATCCGGGCGTGCCCCGGTATTTCTGA
- a CDS encoding Gfo/Idh/MocA family protein yields the protein MTGQWTRRELLAASAAGAASAAVGPRAWARGDDSAPAKPSGSPNESITLGFIGVGGMGTGLLNIFKAMPDVRVAAVCDVYEPHVLRAKSEAAGKPDTYGDFRKVLDRKDIDAVVIATPDHWHAIPTILACQAGKDVYCEKPLTHRVAEGRAVVTAAEKAKRVTQMGNLIHAGENYHRVVEIVRSGVLGKITKTRVWMAADRSGLGRPADASVPAGLDYNFWLGPAPERPFNPQRFTFNWRWYWDYGGGVLTDFCCHIVDLVHWAMEVDAPKTISATGGHYALDDNNETPDTLEVVYEYEKGDDKFLMVWSQTDANAHGLEGLGQGIMFQGTEATLIATYNSYKIIPAKGKSIVEPPKTLARSVGHHREWLNAIKSRGTCSCNFEYGHRLSSVGELGNISLLTGEKLAWDAKAERITNHADANQYLTKEYRKPWILPAV from the coding sequence ATGACGGGGCAATGGACGAGGCGAGAGTTGCTGGCTGCTTCGGCCGCGGGGGCGGCATCTGCCGCGGTGGGACCTCGGGCGTGGGCGAGAGGTGACGATTCCGCGCCGGCCAAGCCGAGCGGCTCTCCGAACGAGTCGATCACGCTGGGCTTCATCGGCGTCGGCGGGATGGGGACCGGCCTGCTGAACATCTTCAAGGCGATGCCCGACGTCCGGGTCGCCGCGGTTTGCGACGTCTACGAGCCGCACGTCCTTCGCGCCAAGTCGGAAGCGGCGGGGAAGCCGGACACGTACGGCGACTTCCGCAAGGTCCTGGACCGCAAGGACATCGACGCGGTCGTGATCGCCACGCCCGACCACTGGCACGCGATCCCGACGATCCTGGCCTGTCAGGCCGGCAAGGACGTCTATTGCGAGAAGCCGCTGACGCATCGCGTGGCCGAGGGACGCGCGGTCGTGACGGCCGCCGAGAAGGCCAAGCGCGTCACCCAGATGGGAAACCTGATCCACGCGGGTGAAAACTACCACCGGGTGGTCGAGATCGTCCGCTCCGGCGTGCTCGGCAAGATCACCAAGACGCGCGTCTGGATGGCCGCCGACCGCTCCGGCCTGGGCCGGCCGGCCGACGCGTCGGTCCCCGCGGGCCTCGATTACAACTTCTGGCTCGGCCCCGCCCCCGAGCGTCCCTTCAATCCCCAACGATTCACGTTCAACTGGCGGTGGTACTGGGACTACGGCGGCGGCGTCCTGACCGACTTCTGCTGCCACATCGTCGACCTCGTCCACTGGGCGATGGAAGTCGACGCCCCGAAGACCATCTCGGCGACGGGCGGCCATTACGCCCTCGACGACAACAACGAGACGCCCGACACGCTCGAAGTCGTCTACGAATACGAGAAGGGGGACGACAAGTTCCTGATGGTCTGGAGCCAGACCGACGCCAACGCCCACGGCCTTGAAGGCCTGGGCCAGGGCATCATGTTTCAGGGGACCGAGGCGACCCTGATCGCGACCTACAACAGCTACAAGATCATCCCGGCCAAGGGCAAGTCGATCGTAGAGCCGCCCAAGACCCTGGCTCGCTCGGTCGGTCATCATCGCGAGTGGCTGAACGCGATCAAGTCGCGCGGGACGTGCTCGTGCAACTTCGAGTACGGCCATCGCCTCAGCAGCGTCGGCGAACTCGGCAACATCTCGCTTTTGACCGGCGAGAAGCTGGCGTGGGACGCCAAGGCCGAGAGGATCACCAACCACGCCGACGCCAACCAGTACTTGACCAAGGAATACCGCAAGCCCTGGATCTTGCCCGCCGTTTGA
- a CDS encoding FG-GAP repeat domain-containing protein produces the protein MHRLSIASALCAGLLWLAPASSAGEPKWKQHTINGKSEFEAAGVFDVDGDGKLDIVSGGAWYQAPDWKPHHIRDVVRQGTYYNDFATIPLDVNGDGKTDIVTVSYFGQNIGWVENPGKADVEWTYHEIDKPGTSEAATTVDLTGDGIPDVLPNPTNVVAWYEVAKKADGKGFDLKKHDFGTQAAGHGVGSGDVNGDGRTDLLTPKGWFEAPSDPSHDTWTWHPDWNLGATGIQILARDVDGDGLSDLVYGMGHDFGLFWAKQSKGPDGKPIWVKQPIDTGVASVHALLWADLDGDGKADELVSGKRVYAHEIEPGATDGSLVAWYRFDPQSKAWKKHVIFQGEPAKNAPEKAADRLALKDFPAGTAGTGLQLTAIDIDGDGDLDLVCPGKSGLYLFENLGNGG, from the coding sequence ATGCATCGTCTTTCGATCGCCTCGGCGTTGTGCGCCGGGCTGTTGTGGCTGGCGCCGGCCTCGTCGGCCGGGGAGCCCAAGTGGAAGCAGCACACGATCAACGGCAAGAGCGAATTCGAGGCGGCCGGGGTCTTTGACGTCGACGGCGACGGCAAGCTCGACATCGTCTCCGGCGGCGCCTGGTATCAGGCCCCGGACTGGAAGCCGCACCACATCCGCGACGTCGTGCGTCAGGGGACGTACTACAACGATTTCGCCACCATCCCGCTCGACGTCAACGGCGACGGCAAGACCGACATCGTGACGGTCTCGTACTTCGGCCAGAACATCGGCTGGGTCGAGAACCCGGGCAAGGCCGACGTCGAGTGGACGTATCACGAGATCGACAAGCCGGGCACCAGCGAGGCCGCAACGACCGTCGATCTCACCGGCGACGGCATTCCCGACGTGCTGCCGAACCCGACCAACGTCGTGGCCTGGTACGAGGTGGCGAAGAAGGCGGACGGGAAGGGTTTCGACCTCAAGAAGCACGACTTCGGCACCCAGGCCGCCGGCCACGGCGTCGGCTCGGGAGACGTCAACGGCGACGGCCGCACCGACCTGCTCACCCCCAAGGGATGGTTCGAGGCCCCCTCCGACCCGTCGCACGACACCTGGACCTGGCACCCCGACTGGAACCTGGGCGCGACCGGCATCCAGATCCTCGCCCGTGACGTCGACGGCGACGGCCTTTCCGATCTCGTCTACGGCATGGGGCACGACTTCGGGTTGTTCTGGGCCAAGCAGTCCAAGGGGCCCGACGGCAAGCCGATCTGGGTCAAGCAGCCGATCGATACGGGAGTCGCTTCCGTTCACGCCCTGCTCTGGGCCGATCTCGATGGCGACGGCAAGGCCGACGAGCTGGTCAGCGGCAAGCGGGTCTATGCCCATGAGATCGAGCCAGGCGCGACCGACGGTTCGCTGGTCGCCTGGTATCGCTTCGATCCCCAGTCGAAAGCCTGGAAGAAGCACGTCATCTTCCAGGGCGAACCCGCCAAGAACGCCCCCGAGAAGGCCGCCGACCGCCTGGCCCTCAAGGACTTCCCCGCCGGCACGGCCGGCACCGGCCTGCAACTGACCGCCATCGATATCGACGGCGACGGCGACCTCGACCTGGTCTGCCCCGGCAAGAGCGGGCTGTACCTCTTCGAGAACCTCGGCAACGGCGGCTGA
- a CDS encoding Uma2 family endonuclease — MSSARSRTAVIYPDCDGKPIAENTLQFEWIVTIKGNLDLLFRDRPDVFIAGDLLWYPVEGSPKICTAPDAMVAFGRPKGHRPSYKQWEEGGVAPQVVFEVLSHRNRPPEMRAKLAFYERHGVQEYLIYDPQTDGLRGYQRINDELVEIPDMRDWTSPLLGIRFDCSESPMRILYPDGSPFLTLDEIAAQRDAFARERDAAERKRIAAERELNAAEQERNTAIQERDQIARELESEREQAARMAAKLREMGIDI; from the coding sequence ATGAGCAGCGCGCGCTCGCGGACGGCGGTCATCTATCCTGATTGTGATGGCAAGCCCATAGCAGAGAACACGTTACAGTTTGAGTGGATCGTCACGATCAAGGGCAACCTCGACCTGTTGTTCCGCGACCGCCCCGACGTGTTCATCGCCGGCGACTTGCTCTGGTATCCGGTCGAAGGGTCCCCCAAAATCTGCACCGCGCCCGACGCGATGGTCGCCTTCGGCCGTCCCAAGGGGCACCGTCCGTCCTACAAACAGTGGGAAGAGGGGGGCGTCGCTCCCCAGGTCGTCTTCGAAGTCCTGTCGCATCGCAACCGCCCCCCGGAGATGCGTGCCAAGCTGGCGTTCTATGAGCGTCACGGCGTCCAGGAATACCTCATCTACGATCCCCAGACCGACGGATTGCGGGGCTATCAACGGATCAACGACGAACTCGTCGAGATCCCCGACATGAGAGACTGGACCAGCCCGCTTCTTGGAATCCGGTTCGATTGCTCGGAGAGCCCCATGCGGATTCTCTACCCGGACGGCTCGCCGTTCCTCACCCTCGACGAGATCGCCGCGCAGCGAGACGCCTTCGCCCGTGAGCGCGACGCCGCCGAGCGGAAACGCATCGCGGCCGAGCGAGAACTCAATGCCGCCGAGCAGGAACGCAACACCGCGATCCAGGAACGCGATCAGATCGCCCGCGAGCTGGAGAGCGAGCGAGAGCAGGCCGCGCGGATGGCAGCGAAGCTGCGCGAGATGGGGATCGACATCTGA